One part of the Flavobacterium johnsoniae UW101 genome encodes these proteins:
- a CDS encoding glycoside hydrolase family 28 protein yields the protein MKNILIILCFITGLNTTFANDGWLNILKEGGNNKGIKCTQAIQNAIEKASKNGGGTIFFPAGEYLTGALTLRSNITIHLDSGALLKFSENFDDFLPYVEMRYEGIVMKSFQPLFYAKDVQNITITGRGVIDGQGKAWWNEVYRIETAKEPLPPTKYQTMWEEQNKGLYTEPYYKRTVDKKFFRPSFFQAYNCKNILIEGVTFQNSPFWTINPEFCDNVTVTGISIFNPHSPNTDGINPSSCTNVHISNCHISVGDDCITIKSGRDGDGRKYGKATENVTITNCTMLSGHGGVVIGSEMSGGIKKITISNCVFDGTDRGIRIKSARGRGGVVEDIRVDNIVMKNIKEEAIVLSLFYDKGTQVEPVTEKTPIFRNIHMSNITASNVNKAGQILGITEMPIQNITFSNINMDGKEGFTVSTATDVEFHDVKVNATVGSSFKISDSKNIILDNVGSSTPIKGVPVIKLDNVSNALINNNFPFNPTDIFIEADGKDTKNIFLKNNVLNNVTTKIKKGASLDKKAIAE from the coding sequence ATGAAAAACATACTAATAATACTCTGCTTCATAACTGGATTGAACACCACTTTCGCAAACGACGGCTGGTTAAACATCTTAAAAGAAGGAGGAAATAACAAAGGAATAAAATGCACTCAAGCCATTCAAAATGCCATCGAAAAAGCATCTAAAAACGGCGGAGGAACCATCTTTTTTCCAGCAGGAGAATATTTAACAGGAGCTTTAACACTAAGAAGCAACATTACGATTCATTTAGATTCTGGAGCACTTTTAAAGTTTTCAGAGAACTTCGATGATTTCCTTCCTTACGTAGAAATGCGTTACGAAGGAATTGTAATGAAGAGTTTCCAACCTTTATTTTATGCTAAAGATGTACAAAATATCACTATTACAGGAAGAGGCGTAATCGACGGACAAGGAAAAGCGTGGTGGAATGAAGTGTACCGAATCGAAACGGCTAAGGAACCACTTCCTCCAACTAAATATCAAACTATGTGGGAAGAGCAAAATAAAGGCCTTTACACAGAACCATATTACAAAAGAACGGTTGATAAAAAGTTTTTCAGACCTTCTTTCTTTCAGGCTTATAATTGCAAAAATATTTTAATAGAAGGTGTAACCTTTCAAAATTCACCTTTTTGGACAATCAACCCGGAATTCTGTGATAATGTAACTGTTACGGGAATTTCGATTTTCAATCCACATTCACCAAATACAGATGGAATCAATCCTTCTTCTTGTACCAATGTTCACATTTCAAACTGCCATATCAGCGTTGGCGATGATTGTATCACGATTAAATCAGGAAGAGACGGTGACGGACGTAAATATGGGAAAGCGACAGAAAATGTAACCATTACAAACTGTACGATGTTAAGTGGTCACGGCGGTGTTGTTATTGGTAGTGAAATGTCGGGTGGAATCAAAAAAATCACAATATCGAACTGTGTTTTTGATGGAACAGATCGCGGAATCCGTATCAAATCGGCTCGCGGAAGAGGAGGAGTTGTAGAAGATATTCGCGTCGATAATATCGTCATGAAAAACATCAAAGAAGAAGCTATCGTTTTGAGCCTTTTCTACGATAAAGGAACTCAGGTTGAACCTGTAACCGAGAAAACGCCGATTTTCAGAAACATTCATATGAGCAACATTACAGCTTCAAACGTAAATAAAGCAGGACAGATTTTGGGAATCACCGAAATGCCAATTCAAAACATCACTTTTTCTAACATCAATATGGATGGAAAAGAAGGTTTTACAGTAAGTACGGCGACAGATGTTGAATTCCATGATGTAAAAGTGAATGCAACTGTAGGTTCGTCTTTCAAAATATCAGATTCAAAAAATATTATTTTAGACAATGTTGGATCTTCAACACCAATAAAAGGAGTTCCCGTTATCAAATTAGATAATGTTTCAAATGCGTTGATCAACAATAATTTTCCATTCAATCCAACCGATATTTTTATCGAGGCGGATGGGAAAGACACTAAAAACATTTTCTTGAAAAACAATGTTTTAAACAACGTAACAACGAAAATCAAAAAAGGAGCTTCTTTAGATAAAAAAGCAATTGCAGAATAA